Proteins encoded within one genomic window of Scheffersomyces stipitis CBS 6054 chromosome 3, complete sequence:
- the SKI3 gene encoding antiviral protein (dsRNA virus protection family member), whose product MSSVKKALKLAKSAIDSGDAELAHEHIQDALRTDPESYFAYVFLGKAYQLENDIANANKAFERATQLEPENMLAWRGYLQSVKSESDYALFFKVVTQLIRLQVDQGFSIAETIKDIRNYLAVQKYKKNPVLHEMYLRQLKPGAELAELVGSALGNPVDNLRDLIKLTAKKLEVEVTHKSAKERVKYGRRLTANQQLKMDNFQWAIYKNTDLESLYEMYLNIGTNDDQRRIFEDDLLNFRYQLLKVCPEKKELLHKIQEMVDGMALVRTSSRVCWNLYFEWLDIQNIADLHERNVIYYLNHFPGDGLGIVLYAYALSDISPFNKNVIINSVKSHDSFTSTKEQKTSKRKKRYEAATEVESNTKPGKDRDPYDISQFYLSSEEVISFMLKGYDCSKQSVLAIRIIIEFYIRSRNFPEATKKCKEGIRLLADLQRSFGINLKNSREHILSSLADIYTQQDTPKNFNKALELYNKILDFSPDSVNARVGKGLILIENGKYAESKMLLEGVVQKHQDNVVAQVEYYWCSILLNDHESGRKGLYSALEKINGVDNLSKERRSVIRWRIAQSYYVEDSSNAHNLSNAYSVLIEALKDSRSYAPIYTLLGILFKDYYSDSARAQRCFYKAFELDYGETTAAKYIVEELSSKDEWGLAQTICERIVNSEDAMESISKSAKDNKDRSWPYRVLGYCGLNRQSDYGTVEWLQNALRIDSTDYECWTALGEAYLNCGRLEAAVKVLQFSLSLNEGAWETKYLLGIAHCSIFEFDEGIKHLVEALEYNPGQECILNAIYESYLENTHYLLFNGFSRRAISSNFETIKYLQLSVMQNKDSQSLWKALAECFQFYLTVREKIGSFPIDFMESLFGTVNFDTPTNDVLAKLEDKESSNLSYNVSLFNSGKREEAICNFMIMSSKAAVQFLTNKPNRSVSAAAYYNLGLSYSEAFQLTDIAAYRDNAIIVLKKAIQLEDTNASFWTALGSVYVTSNVRISQHCFIMACEIDGRDVIVWTNLAALYLYVGDYELANECFLRAQAAEPLETNPLLGQALAADAMGDESLAAKIFSHAFSTSRGRSPLALVLYGLSVLQRRIDDIDPTDYAASLEFSLANEALLTYLKYAPDDVFALEAAATIAERCKSYDVAVTVGERLCTILEAKYEETEDEQTLVKYASSKSQLARLYLGMLEYQKALDCAENAIELIGDSTEDAELSKIELSSRIVLGLSWFFNDEFELALKELRSILSDHGNTRSIAILVAQILYAYGSEETKSAALDQLFSYIEENGSSLAVVLTLGAMCVGDNIEEYLLPVKEELVGISLEDVIRDTHRDIPRLISEINKRIDGVSGNNDYLWQRNAVLFPSEYEVWKKLNSTMAVSVAALEKSKVSASQASEAHLLGGSLRELQRSMILAPNSAIASQAFQKMFA is encoded by the coding sequence AAGCTTTCGAAAGAGCGACTCAGTTGGAGCCAGAGAATATGTTGGCTTGGAGGGGATATTTGCAGAGCGTTAAAAGCGAGTCTGATTATGCGCTTTTTTTCAAGGTTGTCACTCAATTGATACGATTACAAGTAGATCAAGGTTTTTCTATAGCAGAAACCATAAAGGATATCCGAAACTACTTGGCTGTGCaaaagtacaagaagaaccCAGTTCTCCATGAAATGTATCTCCGGCAATTAAAACCGGGAGCTGAGCTAGCCGAACTTGTTGGTTCAGCTCTTGGAAATCCTGTTGATAATCTTCgagacttgatcaagttgacagccaagaagttggaagttGAGGTAACGCACAAATCGGCAAAAGAAAGAGTGAAGTATGGTAGGAGATTGACAGCAAACCAGCAGCTCAAGATGGACAACTTCCAATGGGCCATCTATAAGAATACAGACTTAGAGTCGTTGTACGAAATGTATCTCAATATAGGCACAAATGACGACCAGAGAAGAATCTTTGAGGatgatttgttgaatttcaGGTACCAACTTCTCAAAGTTTGCCctgagaagaaagaattgttgCACAAGATCCAGGAGATGGTAGATGGCATGGCGTTGGTGAGGACGTCGAGTCGTGTTTGCTGGAACTTATATTTTGAATGGCTCGATATCCAAAACATAGCTGATCTTCATGAAAGAAATGTCATATATTACTTAAATCACTTCCCTGGTGATGGATTAGGGATCGTACTCTATGCCTACGCATTAAGTGACATATCGcctttcaacaagaatgtAATCATCAATAGTGTCAAAAGTCACGATTCATTCACCTCGACCAAAGAGCAGAAGACTAGTAAACGTAAAAAGAGATACGAAGCCGCGACAGAAGTGGAATCAAATACAAAACCAGGCAAAGATAGAGATCCTTATGACATTAGTCAATTCTACCTATCTTCAGAGGAAGTGATATCTTTCATGTTAAAAGGCTATGACTGTTCCAAACAGTCAGTGTTGGCCATCAGAATCATTATTGAATTTTATATTCGTTCCCGAAACTTTCCAGAAGCAACTAAGAAGTGCAAAGAGGGTATTCGTCTTCTTGCTGATTTACAGAGAAGCTTTGGtatcaatttgaagaattccaGAGAACATATCTTGTCCTCTTTAGCTGACATATACACCCAGCAAGATACTCcaaagaacttcaacaaagcCCTTGAATTGTACAACAAAATCTTGGATTTTAGTCCTGATAGCGTTAATGCCAGAGTTGGCAAGggtttgattttgattgaGAACGGCAAATACGCTGAATCAAAGATGTTGTTAGAAGGCGTAGTTCAGAAACACCAAGACAATGTCGTGGCTCAGGTCGAATACTATTGGTGTCTGATCTTGCTAAATGACCACGAatctggaagaaaaggcTTGTATTCTGCgttggaaaagatcaatGGAGTAGATAATCTAAGTAAAGAAAGGAGGTCTGTTATCCGATGGAGAATAGCTCAAAGTTACTACGTTGAAGACAGCCTGAACGCTCATAATCTTTCAAATGCTTATTCTGTCTTGATAGAGGCTCTTAAGGACTCTCGATCATATGCCCCAATATACACTTTGTTGGGAATCTTGTTTAAGGACTACTATTCCGATTCTGCTCGTGCCCAAAGATGTTTTTACAAAGCATTTGAGTTGGACTACGGGGAAACTACGGCTGCCAAGTATATCGTAGAAGAATTATCTTCTAAGGATGAGTGGGGTCTAGCTCAAACCATCTGTGAAAGAATCGTTAACTCTGAGGATGCCATGGAACTGATTCTGAAATCTGCTAAAGATAACAAGGATAGATCCTGGCCATATAGAGTATTAGGTTACTGTGGTCTTAATAGGCAAAGCGATTATGGCACCGTTGAATGGTTACAGAATGCATTGCGGATTGATTCGACGGACTACGAATGTTGGACTGCTTTGGGCGAAGCGTACCTTAACTGTGGACGACTTGAAGCTGCTGTCAAAGTCTTGCAGTTTTCGTTGTCTCTCAATGAAGGGGCCTGGGAAACCAAGTACTTGTTGGGTATTGCTCATTGTTCAatctttgaatttgatgaagGAATCAAGCACTTAGTAGAAGCTTTGGAATATAACCCTGGTCAAGAATGTATCTTGAATGCTATCTATGAATCTTATTTGGAAAATACCCATTACTTATTGTTTAATGGCTTTCTGAGAAGAGCGATTCTGTCCAATTTTGAAACTATcaaatatcttcaattgctgGTAATGCAAAATAAAGATTCGCAAAGCTTATGGAAAGCATTGGCAGAATGctttcaattctacttGACGGTAAGAGAAAAGATAGGTTCATTCCCAATAGACTTCATGGAGTCCTTATTTGGAACAGTCAATTTTGATACCCCAACTAATGATGTTCTTGCCAAGCTTGAAGATAAGGAATCCTCTAACTTATCCTACAACGTCtccttgttcaattctggaaaacGGGAGGAGGCAATTTGTAACTTTATGATCATGAGCTCCAAAGCAGcagttcaattcttgaCCAATAAGCCGAATCGTTCTGTCAGTGCGGCTGCTTACTACAACCTTGGATTATCATACTCTGAAGCTTTCCAATTGACGGATATCGCTGCTTATAGAGACAACGCAATTATTGTTCTCAAGAAAGCAATTCAATTGGAAGATACGAACGCTTCTTTCTGGACAGCTTTGGGTAGTGTGTATGTTACATCCAATGTCAGAATCTCCCAACATTGTTTTATCATGGCCTGTGAAATTGATGGAAGGGATGTTATTGTTTGGACCAACTTGGCTGCTTTGTACTTGTATGTGGGCGATTATGAATTGGCAAATGAATGTTTCTTGAGAGCGCAGGCAGCAGAACCACTAGAAACAAATCCATTGTTGGGTCAAGCTTTGGCAGCTGATGCTATGGGTGACGAGAGCTTGGCTGCCAAAATCTTCAGCCATGCTTTCTCTACCTCTAGAGGAAGGTCACCGTTGGCTTTGGTTTTGTATGGTTTGTCTGTTTTGCAAAGGAGAATTGACGATATAGATCCCACCGATTATGCTGCCTCACTAGAGTTTAGTCTTGCCAACGAAGCACTATTGACTTACTTGAAGTATGCTCCAGATGACGTGTTTGCTTTAGAAGCTGCAGCTACCATCGCTGAAAGATGTAAAAGTTACGATGTTGCTGTTACGGTTGGTGAACGCTTATGTACAATCCTTGAAGCTAAGTACGAGgaaactgaagatgaacagACATTGGTCAAATAcgcttcttccaagtccCAGTTGGCCAGACTCTATCTAGGAATGCTTGAATACCAGAAAGCACTTGATTGTGCTGAAAATGCTATCGAGTTGATTGGAGATCTGACTGAGGACGCTGAATTGAGCAAGATTGAATTATCATCGAgaattgttcttggatTGAGTTGGTTCTTTAATGATGAATTCGAGCTAGCTCTTAAAGAGCTTAGGTCTATACTTTCCGACCACGGTAACACCAGAAGCATTGCTATACTTGTAGCACAAATACTCTACGCCTACGGCAGTGAAGAGACAAAGCTGGCAGCATTGGACCAGCTCTTTTCGTATATTGAAGAGAATGGTTCTTCGCTTGCAGTAGTATTGACGTTGGGAGCCATGTGCGTGGGCGACAATATCGAGGAGTACCTTTTACCAGTCAAGGAGGAATTGGTTGGTATTCTGTTGGAAGATGTTATCCGCGATACACATAGAGACATTCCTCGATTGATCAGCGAAATCAACAAGCGAATCGACGGTGTTTCAGGCAACAACGACTATCTTTGGCAGAGGAATGCCGTTTTGTTCCCATCTGAATACGAAGTGTGGAAGAAACTCAATAGTACTATGGCTGTCAGTGTGGCTGCGTTAGAAAAGTCCAAGGTCAGTGCTTCCCAGGCTAGTGAAGCACATCTTTTGGGTGGCTCTTTGCGTGAACTTCAGAGAAGTATGATCCTAGCTCCAAATCTGGCTATTGCTTCTCAAGCTTTCCAGAAGATGTTTGCCTAG